The following is a genomic window from Armatimonadota bacterium.
GAGCGCGAAGCCCACCTCCTCGAGGTCGCGATCCCTGCGGTCCCAGATGATGATGTCGTCGGGTGCGACGCCGGCCATTTGCACGGACGCGGCGACGCTGTTCGCGAGCTCCGGCCGCGTCGACGCGCGCGGGCCGCCGAGGCCGTTCACCTTGATGCTGACGCGGTCGTCGGGCTTGAAGACCTTGCCCCACGCCTTCATGACGGATGACTCGCCCGTGAGCGCCGTCATGCCCCGGCCGAGCATTTCAGTCAGCACGCTTTGGTCCGGCTGCGGTCGGCCGTCGAAGGGGCCGAGCGCCGATGAGCGCACGATGACCACCTTGGACGGGGAATCGGGGGACGGTTTCTGATCACCGTGGGCGGGGCGGGAGAAACGGCCGAAGCTGTAGGCTCCGGCGCCGGTTGCGATAACCCGCCTGAGGAATTCGCGACGCCCGGTTTGGTCAGCCACTGAGTCTTACCTCCACCGCGGCGCGCATCGCCGACGCTGCTTGCGCATCGCAGCACGACGTGCGCGCCGCAACATAGGTCACTTATACCCACATATCAACCGCCTGTCAAGCGCGAATCGTCTTGCCGATCGCCCATCGCCGCACCATCGAGTTTCCCTCGAAGCGGCGAGGCCGAGCTTTCGGCTCGGCCTCGCGCATCTCTCGTTGACGACTGGGAATCGCAGAACCCGGCGACTACAGCCCGAACAAATCGCCCAGCTTCATCGCCAGGCTGATGTCGCCGTCGAGCGCCAACTTGCCCGTCATGAACGCGGCCGTCGGATCCAACTCGCCGGCGATGATCGCCTCCATGTCGGAGGCCGCGACGGTCATCGCCAGGTCAGGCTTTTCCGGCTTGGCCTTCTCGACGGTGCACTTGCCGTCGGCGATGGTGATCGCGTACTCGCCGCCGCCCTCGCCTGTGAGGTTAAAGAAGTAGACCGCGCGCATGTCACCCGCCGCGTCGGCGTTGAACGTGTCGGGCAGGGCCATGAACCAAGCGTCGAGCGACCCACTGCCCGCGCCCGGGGCCGCTTCGCCGAGCTGCGCGTTGATCTCCTCAATCATCGGACGCAGCGTCTCAACCAGCATACACCCCATCTCCGGCCCCACCGACATGCTCGTCTCGTAGTCGTATAGCTTCAGCCCCCAGTCCTCGCGCGACATGATGTACCCCAGCTCGTCCTGCGTCACCGCAAACACGAACTTCACGTCCCCGCTCATCCAGCGCTTGAGCAGCAGCCCGATGTTGGGGAACGCCTCGCCGGGAACCGTCGCGAACTGCGCGCGGCCGATGGCGCCGGCTGCCACCTCGGTATTGACGTTGCCGTCCTCCAGGAAATCCGGCAGCACTCCCGCCGCAATCCCTGCTTCGAATCCCGCGTTCTGCAGCGGCACCGACAACGCACTCGTCCGCAACGCGATCGGCGCGTCGCTCACCGCCTCCGCGTCCGCCAGAATCTCGAGCGCCTTGTCCGCGACCGCGTTCCCGATCCGCGCGGCATCGTCCCAGTTGTCCTGTCCCTTGTCATAGATGTCGTCAATGTCCCCCGTCACCATGCCGCCCAACGCGCCATTGACGAACAGCGCCACTCCGCCCGCCTTCTCCTCGATCCGCTGGTACGTCCAGTTCGGAAAATCCGCGGTGAGGTAGTTGTTCTGCATGATCTCCGGGTGGCACGCGAAATTGACGAGGGTCGCAATGACCTTGCCGTCCTCGCCGANNNNNNNNNNNNNNNNNNNNNNNNNNNNNNNNNNNNNNNNNNNNNNNNNNNNNNNNNNNNNNNNNNNNNNNNNNNNNNNNNNNNNNNNNNNNNNNNNNNNACCGTGTCCTTGCCCGAGATCTCGGCGGTCTCGTGGTCAACCTTCATGACCGGCACCAACCCGGGCACGCACGGCATCTTCGGCTTCACGGATCTCAAGCCCGGCTCCTACGACATGCGCTTCCCGTCTTTCCGCGACCTCGCGGTCCCGACGTTCTGGGACCGCCTCGGCGCCGCCGGCAAGCGCTGCGTCGTCATTAACCAGCCCGCGACCTACCCCGCGCGCGAGATCAACGGTGTCCTCATCTCGGGGTTCGTGGCCATCGATCTGCGCAAGGCTCTCCATCCCCTTGGCCAACTCGCGAATCTCGAGCGCATGGGCTATCGGATTGACGTTGACGTCACCAACCCGGACGGCTTGTTCGACGACCTTCATGCGACCCTCGCCGGGCGCGAGCGCGCCGCCGAGCACTTCTGGGCAAGCGAGGACTGGGACTATTTCCAGGTCGTCGTCACCGGCACCGATCGGCTGCATCACCTGCGCTGGGATGCCTGGGCGGACGCGGCGCGCCCGCAGCGGCAGGCCTTCTTGGACTACTATCGCGCCGTTGACGGCTTCATCGAGCGCGCGCGCGACCGGTTCGACAAGCTCACCGGCGGCCTCGACGGGTTCCACCTGCTATCAGACCACGGATTCGACGCGATCGCGCAGGAGGTGTACCTCAACGCCTGGCTCCGCGGGCAGGGGTACCTCGGGTATGCAAAGGACGGCCCCGAGTCGGTCGCCGACATCAACGGGGAAACCAAGGCGTTCGCGCTCGACCCGGGGCGCATCTACGTCAACGTTCGCGGGCGCTTCCCTCGCGGCGGGGTCGAGCGGGCGGATGTGCCCGGACTCAAGAAGGAGTTGCAGTCCAGGCTGGCCGGCCTCGAATACGAGGGGCAGCCGGTCATGCGGCAGGTGTTCGACGCGGCGGAGATCTACAGCGGCCCGCTCGTGGATAAGGGCCCCGACCTCGTCTGTCTCTCCCATCACGGCTTCGACCTCAAGGGCTCGGTGAAGCGCGCCGAGGTCTTCGCGCGCACGGCGTTTCAGGGCATGCACACCTGGGACGACGCCTTCCACTGGTCGGCCGTGCCGGTCAAGGACGACCTCAACATCGCCGACCTGGCGGACATCGTCACGGCGCCGCTGGTGGCTTGAAGGTCCCCGCGGGACATCGTGCGGTACCGAGCGTCGGGGCACGAGCGCGCCTAAGCGGAGCATCACGAATCTTGTCCCGGTCGTGGGGCACGTACGGTCATTAGCACTCCCTGCGCTGGCGCAAACGCGGCGATTTGGGTACCATAATAGGGACAGCGCACGGAGACATCTCCCTCGGCGTCCGTCACATCGGCCCGGACCATTCAGAGCACCCCCGAGGACGGTGCATCCTGCGTGTCATGCATACGCGCATGAACGATGCGCGCTGACAGGGCAGCAGTGTCATTGTCTGATACATCGCACATCAGAAAACCGGCTGTTGTCGCGGCCCTTGCCATAGCGCTGGCCCTCGCCGCCGCGCCCGCGCACGCCTACATCGGCCCCGGCGCCGGTTTCGCTGTGCTGGGCTCATTCCTGGTGCTCTTCGTCACGCTCATCCTGGCCGCGTTTACCCTCGCCACCTGGCCCATCCGCTATCTCCTGCGGCTTGTCCGCGGCCGGCGCGCCTACACCCGCAGCAAGGTAAATCGCCTCGTCATCGTCGGCCTCGACGGCCTTGATCCGAGGCTCGTCGAGCGCATGATGGAGGAGGGCAAGCTGCCCAACTTGGTGTGCCTGCGTGACATGGGCAGTTACTCCCGGCTTGAGACGACCACGCCGCCTCTCTCGCCGGTCGCCTGGTCGAGCTTCCAGACCGGCGTCAACCCCGCGCGCCACAACATCTATGATTTCCTCACGCGCAGCCCGAAGACATACCTGCCCGACCTGTCGTCAACCGAGATAACAGCGCCGCGGCGCTCGCTCAAGCTGGGCAGGTACAGAATCCCCCTGAGCCGCCCCGGCGTGCGCCTGCTGCGGCGCAGCAAGGCGTTCTGGAGCATCCTCTCCGAGCACGGCATCTGGTCAACCATCCTGCGCGTGCCCATCACCTTCCCGCCGGAGAAGTTCAACGGCCTGCTCATCTCCGCGATGTGCGTGCCGGACCTGAAGGGAAGTCAAGGCACCTTCTCCTTCTTCACCACCGGTGACGGCGACCGCCGGCATACCGGCGGCGTGCGAATTCCTCTCCGGCGCGACGGCGATCGCTTCACGGCCAGTATCCCTGGCCCCGTCAGCCCGTTGTCCGACGACGGAACGGAACTGCGCCTCCCGTTCACTCTGACCCCGAACGATGGCGGCGCGACGTTGGATATATCCGGACAGCGCATCCCGCTCAGGACGGGCGAGCACTCGGAGTGGGTGCGGCTGACATTCAAGGCCGGGCTCGGGGTGAAGGTGTCCGGCATCTGCCGCTTCGTCCTCAAGAGCGTTGCGCCCGAATGCGAACTCTACGCGACGCCCATCAACATTGACCCCGATCGCCCGGCGATGCCCGTGTCGTACCCCGTCACCTATGCGATCTACTTCGCCAAGCTCTTCGGCCCGTTCGCCACCCTCGGCCTGGCGGAGGACACCTGGGCGCTCAACGAGCGGGTGATTGACGAGGGGACGTTCCTCGAGCAGTGCTACCTCATCCACGACGAGCGCGAGAAGATGTTCTTCGACGCGCTCGACAAGACGCGCCGCGGCGTCTGCGCGTGCGTGTTCGATGCCACCGACCGTGTCCAGCACATGTTCTATCGTTATCTCGACGACCGTCATCCGGCGAATGCCGGCAAGGATGTCGAACGCCACGCCAACGCGATCGAAGACGTCTACCGTCGCGCGGACGACCTTGTCGGGCGCGTCCTCGAGCGCCTCGACGACCGCACCGTGCTGCTCGTGCTCTCGGATCACGGCTTCCGCTCCTTTCGTCGGGGTGTCAACCTCAACTCGTGGCTGCACCGCGAGGGCTACCTGGCGCTCAAGGACGGCAAACCTTCGAGCGGGGAGTGGTTCGCGGACGTGGACTGGGATCGGACACGGGCATACGCCATCGGCCTCGGGGGCATCTACCTCAACCGCAAGGGGCGGGAAGCGCGCGGAGTGCTCGGGACGGACGAAGCCGACGCGCTCAAGGCCGAGATCGCGGGCAAGCTCTCGGGCGTACGCGACCCGGATATGAGTGAGGTCGCGATCAATCAGGCATTCGATGCCGCTGCGACCTACTCCGGGCCGTACGTGGGCGAGGCGCCGGATCTCCTTATCGGCTACAACGACGGCTACCGCACGTCGTGGGACGGCGCGGTGGGCAAGGTGACCGACGTCGTGTTCGAGGATAACACGCGCAGCTGGAGCGGCGACCACTGCGTTGATCCGGCATTAGTGCCGGGCGTGCTGTTCTGCAATCGTCCGATCGCCGCCGAGCAGCCGCGGATGGTTGACATCGCTGCGACGGCGCTCGACCTGTTCGGCGTCGAGGTACCGAAGTACATGGACGGCAAACCGCTGCTCGCGGATGCCGCCGCGACCAATGAAGCGATCAACGAGAAACAGAAAGCAGAGGCCTGACGGTCTCATGAAGCGCGATATCGATAACGATCATGCGGCGCGCGATTCGGCTGCCGGCCGGATGAGCCGCCGCGAGTTCCTGAGGAAAGCAGGCGTCGCCGCCGCCGCGCTGTCGCTTCCCGCGGCAGGCGTGTTCGGCGGCTGCGGTCGCCGACGGCTCCCGCTGGCGAAGAAGACTCTCATCATCGGCATGGACGGCGTCGAGCCGAGAATCGTCGAGCGCATGATGCAGGAGGGTCTGCTGCCGAACTTCCGCCGGCTGGCGGGCATGGGCGGGTTCAGCCGTCTCGCCACGAGCATCCCGCCGCACAGCCCGGTCGCGTGGGCGAACTTCATCACCGGCACCAATCCCGGCGGCCACGGCATCTTCGACTTCATCGCGCGCGACCCCGCGACGTATCTCCCGCACCTCTCCATCTCCAAGGTCGAGCCGGCTGAGAGAACGCTTAGCATCGGCGAGTGGGTGCTCCCGCTCTCCGGCGGCAAGGTCGAACGCCTGCGCCACGGGACTCCCTTCTGGCAGTTCCTCGAAGAGCACGGCATCCCCACGACGATGTTTCGCATCCCCTCCGACTTCCCGCCCACGGAAACCGGCGGCCGCGCCATCTCCGACCTCGGCGCCCCCGATATCATGGGCACGTACGGCACCTTCGCCTTCTACACCAACAACCCACCCGAGGACACCAAGGAGGTCTCCGGCGGATACGTCTATCCGGTCGAGATCGGCACCAACGGAGCGATCGAAACCAAGCTCTACGGCCCGCGCAACGACCTGCGCAAGGACGGGCCGAAGTGCCAGATCGACCTCACCATCTACCTCGACCGCTCCGCCCCGGTCGCCAAGATCGTCGTTGCGGGCACGCAGGTGCTGCTGCGCGAGGGCGAGTGGAGCGACTGGGTGCAGGTCAAGTTCCCCATGCTGTGGCGGCACGGCGTCAGCGGCGTGTGCAGGTTCTACCTGAAATCCGTGCGCCCCGATTTCAAACTCTATGTCACACCGATTCAGATCGACCCCTCCGATCCGGCCCTGCCCATCACCACCCCGGCGAGCTACGCGCAGGAGTTACACCGGCGATTCGGCTTCTTCTACACCCAGGGCATGCCGGAGGACACCAAGGTCTGGTCGAGTGGCCTGTTCGACGCGGACGACTACATGCAGCAGTCCGACCTCGTGCTTCGCGAGCGCCTCGAGATGTATGACTACGAGATCGAGCACTTCGACGAAGGCCTGCTCTTCTTCTACCTCTCCAACACCGACCGCCACGGCCACATGTTCTGGTGGGCGCGCGACCCCCAGTGCCCGGCCTACGACCCGGAACTCGCGCCGCGCTACGCGCGCGCCATCGAGGAACTCTACGTCAAGATGGACGGCGTGGTGGAGAAGGCCCTGCGCAAGATCGAAGGCGACGACCTGCTCATCGTCATGTCCGACCACGGCTTCGCGCCGTACTATCGCTCGTTCCAGGTCAATAGCTGGCTCCGCGACAACGGTTACCTGGTCACCTGGGGCGAGGACGAGAGCGACATCTTCGCCTCCGCGGATTGGGGCTATACCAAGGCATACTCGCTTGGCATCAACTGCCTCTACCTCAATGTCGAGGGTCGCGAGGGGCAGGGTATCGTCCGCCCCGGACGCGAGCGCGAGGCTCTCGCGCGCGAGATCGCCCAGCGGCTCAAAGCAGTGCGCGATCCGCAGAACGGCCGGCAGGTCATCTCCAACGTGTACTTCGCCAAAGATGACTACTCCGGCCCGATGGCCGATCTCGCGCCGGATCTCATCATCGGCTACAACTCCGGCTACCGCGGCTCGTGGCAAACCGCCCTCGGTCAGTACGGCAAGACGTTGATTGACGACAACGATGGCAAATGGAGCGGCGATCACTGCATTGACCCGGTTCACGTGCCGGGCGTGCTGTTCTGCAACAAGCCCATCGCGTCGCACGAGCCGGCGCTCTACGACGTCGGCCCGACGGTTCTCGCTGACTTCGGCGTCGAGACGCCCGACGAGATGACCGGGCGCAGCGTTCTCTAGCATACCGCGCGGCACGCCGCGCACGAAGACGGAGGTGACGATGTTCGGTCCGAAGCTGAAGATCGACAAGGCATTGCTCGACAAGGCGAAGCAGTACGCGGAGATGGCGGGCTATTCGTCGGTGGACGAATTCATCGAGCACCTGCTCGCGCGCGAGATCGCCAACCTCGAGGAGTCGGACTCCGAGGAAGAGATCAAGAAGAAGCTCCAGGGACTGGGATACATTTCGTGACGCACCGCTGCGCCCCGCGGCCCGCGGAAACATGTCATCCCGAGCGCGTCGAGGAATCCCGGCACGCCCGATCACGTCTCCCTCGCGCTCCCAGGATCGCCCGCATAATGAGGCCAGATCAGTGACCAGACGCCAATCGCAGTCATGACAATCATCAACTCCATAATGACCACCATATTCGACGTCCTGCTCAGGCCGTTCTCGTCGCTGAGCCCGTGGTACGGCATTGCCGCCGTGTCGCTGGTCACCGGCGTGGTCATGCTGATGATCTTTCGCCACACCTCCAACCAGCGCGCCATCCGCCGG
Proteins encoded in this region:
- a CDS encoding SCP2 sterol-binding domain-containing protein, producing the protein GEDGKVIATLVNFACHPEIMQNNYLTADFPNWTYQRIEEKAGGVALFVNGALGGMVTGDIDDIYDKGQDNWDDAARIGNAVADKALEILADAEAVSDAPIALRTSALSVPLQNAGFEAGIAAGVLPDFLEDGNVNTEVAAGAIGRAQFATVPGEAFPNIGLLLKRWMSGDVKFVFAVTQDELGYIMSREDWGLKLYDYETSMSVGPEMGCMLVETLRPMIEEINAQLGEAAPGAGSGSLDAWFMALPDTFNADAAGDMRAVYFFNLTGEGGGEYAITIADGKCTVEKAKPEKPDLAMTVAASDMEAIIAGELDPTAAFMTGKLALDGDISLAMKLGDLFGL
- a CDS encoding alkaline phosphatase family protein — encoded protein: TVSLPEISAVSWSTFMTGTNPGTHGIFGFTDLKPGSYDMRFPSFRDLAVPTFWDRLGAAGKRCVVINQPATYPAREINGVLISGFVAIDLRKALHPLGQLANLERMGYRIDVDVTNPDGLFDDLHATLAGRERAAEHFWASEDWDYFQVVVTGTDRLHHLRWDAWADAARPQRQAFLDYYRAVDGFIERARDRFDKLTGGLDGFHLLSDHGFDAIAQEVYLNAWLRGQGYLGYAKDGPESVADINGETKAFALDPGRIYVNVRGRFPRGGVERADVPGLKKELQSRLAGLEYEGQPVMRQVFDAAEIYSGPLVDKGPDLVCLSHHGFDLKGSVKRAEVFARTAFQGMHTWDDAFHWSAVPVKDDLNIADLADIVTAPLVA
- a CDS encoding alkaline phosphatase family protein, encoding MRADRAAVSLSDTSHIRKPAVVAALAIALALAAAPAHAYIGPGAGFAVLGSFLVLFVTLILAAFTLATWPIRYLLRLVRGRRAYTRSKVNRLVIVGLDGLDPRLVERMMEEGKLPNLVCLRDMGSYSRLETTTPPLSPVAWSSFQTGVNPARHNIYDFLTRSPKTYLPDLSSTEITAPRRSLKLGRYRIPLSRPGVRLLRRSKAFWSILSEHGIWSTILRVPITFPPEKFNGLLISAMCVPDLKGSQGTFSFFTTGDGDRRHTGGVRIPLRRDGDRFTASIPGPVSPLSDDGTELRLPFTLTPNDGGATLDISGQRIPLRTGEHSEWVRLTFKAGLGVKVSGICRFVLKSVAPECELYATPINIDPDRPAMPVSYPVTYAIYFAKLFGPFATLGLAEDTWALNERVIDEGTFLEQCYLIHDEREKMFFDALDKTRRGVCACVFDATDRVQHMFYRYLDDRHPANAGKDVERHANAIEDVYRRADDLVGRVLERLDDRTVLLVLSDHGFRSFRRGVNLNSWLHREGYLALKDGKPSSGEWFADVDWDRTRAYAIGLGGIYLNRKGREARGVLGTDEADALKAEIAGKLSGVRDPDMSEVAINQAFDAAATYSGPYVGEAPDLLIGYNDGYRTSWDGAVGKVTDVVFEDNTRSWSGDHCVDPALVPGVLFCNRPIAAEQPRMVDIAATALDLFGVEVPKYMDGKPLLADAAATNEAINEKQKAEA
- a CDS encoding alkaline phosphatase family protein, with product MKRDIDNDHAARDSAAGRMSRREFLRKAGVAAAALSLPAAGVFGGCGRRRLPLAKKTLIIGMDGVEPRIVERMMQEGLLPNFRRLAGMGGFSRLATSIPPHSPVAWANFITGTNPGGHGIFDFIARDPATYLPHLSISKVEPAERTLSIGEWVLPLSGGKVERLRHGTPFWQFLEEHGIPTTMFRIPSDFPPTETGGRAISDLGAPDIMGTYGTFAFYTNNPPEDTKEVSGGYVYPVEIGTNGAIETKLYGPRNDLRKDGPKCQIDLTIYLDRSAPVAKIVVAGTQVLLREGEWSDWVQVKFPMLWRHGVSGVCRFYLKSVRPDFKLYVTPIQIDPSDPALPITTPASYAQELHRRFGFFYTQGMPEDTKVWSSGLFDADDYMQQSDLVLRERLEMYDYEIEHFDEGLLFFYLSNTDRHGHMFWWARDPQCPAYDPELAPRYARAIEELYVKMDGVVEKALRKIEGDDLLIVMSDHGFAPYYRSFQVNSWLRDNGYLVTWGEDESDIFASADWGYTKAYSLGINCLYLNVEGREGQGIVRPGREREALAREIAQRLKAVRDPQNGRQVISNVYFAKDDYSGPMADLAPDLIIGYNSGYRGSWQTALGQYGKTLIDDNDGKWSGDHCIDPVHVPGVLFCNKPIASHEPALYDVGPTVLADFGVETPDEMTGRSVL